In a single window of the Serratia quinivorans genome:
- a CDS encoding mycofactocin system glycosyltransferase produces the protein MQVTIDGVPYVPARGASAKIGIAVSTHRRAKVLKNTLEQHVKHLPAGALLVVVDDGSIPAAVVPAGVQVIRHEQSLGIVAAKNASLQVLMNAGCEHLFLWDDDAWPIADDWHQPYIDSPEPHLAYQFLDLAGPRKLKDLAVLYLDERHVAYTGQRGVMLYYHRRAIETVGGFDPVYGRGMYEHGDLALRIHHAGLTTWAFTDVTGSEKLIYSLDEHEAVDRSVPRPDREKLVRRNASIYGQRRDAGYAV, from the coding sequence ATGCAGGTGACTATTGATGGTGTCCCGTACGTGCCGGCGCGTGGAGCATCAGCCAAAATCGGCATTGCTGTTTCCACACATCGCCGCGCAAAGGTATTAAAAAACACGCTTGAGCAGCATGTGAAACATCTGCCTGCCGGCGCACTGCTGGTGGTGGTCGATGACGGTTCGATACCGGCAGCGGTTGTTCCGGCCGGTGTGCAGGTGATTCGTCATGAGCAGTCTCTGGGGATAGTGGCGGCGAAAAATGCCAGCCTGCAGGTGCTGATGAACGCCGGCTGCGAACATCTCTTTTTGTGGGACGATGATGCCTGGCCGATTGCCGATGACTGGCACCAGCCTTACATCGACTCACCCGAGCCGCACCTGGCGTATCAGTTTCTCGACCTGGCCGGCCCGAGAAAGCTCAAAGACCTGGCCGTATTGTATCTTGATGAGCGCCATGTGGCGTACACCGGGCAGCGTGGCGTGATGCTCTACTATCATCGCCGTGCCATTGAGACGGTGGGTGGCTTCGATCCGGTTTACGGGCGCGGTATGTACGAACATGGCGATCTGGCGCTGCGCATTCACCATGCGGGGCTGACAACGTGGGCATTTACGGACGTTACCGGGTCGGAAAAGCTGATTTACTCCCTGGACGAGCACGAAGCTGTTGACCGCTCGGTACCGCGTCCGGATCGTGAAAAACTGGTCAGGCGTAACGCCAGTATCTACGGTCAGCGTCGGGACGCCGGGTATGCCGTGTGA
- a CDS encoding Transposase and inactivated derivatives, which translates to MAKPKYSLETRLAVVSHYLSGKDGPQRTAARFGVERTSVRRWVRAWQLHGIDGITWKNDRHSPEFRLVVARTTLSEELSMREAAARFNISNETVVRHWVNVYKDTGEKGLLSIKPGRSMDMTSPQKKSPLTDAALEKLSPEELRAELRYLRAENAYLKKLKTLVQDERNGRKPE; encoded by the coding sequence ATGGCAAAACCAAAATACTCCCTCGAAACCAGACTGGCAGTGGTCAGCCACTACCTCTCCGGCAAAGATGGGCCACAACGGACCGCAGCACGTTTTGGTGTCGAAAGAACGTCAGTTCGTCGCTGGGTAAGAGCCTGGCAACTCCACGGTATTGATGGCATTACCTGGAAAAATGACCGCCATTCTCCTGAGTTCCGGCTGGTTGTCGCCCGGACAACTCTCAGTGAAGAACTTTCGATGCGTGAAGCTGCTGCACGGTTTAATATCTCAAATGAAACCGTTGTCCGGCACTGGGTTAATGTCTACAAAGACACTGGTGAGAAAGGACTTCTGAGCATAAAACCAGGTCGGAGCATGGACATGACATCCCCCCAAAAAAAATCTCCACTTACCGATGCAGCGCTGGAAAAGTTATCGCCCGAAGAACTGCGGGCTGAACTCCGTTACCTGCGTGCAGAGAATGCCTATCTAAAAAAGCTGAAAACCTTGGTTCAAGACGAGAGAAACGGCAGAAAGCCAGAGTAA
- a CDS encoding Uncharacterized conserved protein: MSKGFVLLGDKTTHGGQVLSASSTMIVNGKKVALIGDKVSCPKEGHGVNTIIEGSPEWSSDGKAIAVDGCRCECGCQLISSAPDCVIG; encoded by the coding sequence ATGTCTAAAGGATTTGTTTTACTCGGTGATAAAACTACACATGGGGGACAGGTGCTTTCTGCATCCTCGACCATGATTGTTAATGGTAAAAAGGTTGCACTGATCGGAGACAAAGTTAGCTGTCCGAAAGAAGGACATGGTGTTAATACCATCATTGAAGGTTCGCCTGAATGGTCTTCAGACGGTAAAGCGATTGCTGTGGATGGTTGCCGCTGTGAATGTGGTTGTCAGCTGATATCCAGCGCGCCGGATTGTGTAATAGGATAA
- a CDS encoding Invasin → MTVDSTFAPVDDNNPNAVIEDVYVSQNNAQADGTSTNEVTAEVTDGSGRLLVNQSVTFEADNGALIQSPVLTDELGRAIATLTSTDAGEVTVTATINASSSDVAVVFDESDGNDPTAEVIALRTLDDQAAADGQATNRVMAEVADSNHVLLANQSVTFLATNDAEIVSPVLTDAGGKATTTLTSTSEGTVKVTAVINASARSTDVTFIEGGSTNPDAVIAGVYIEMNNAVADGVAVNTVAAEVVDGDNRLLANQSVHFEADNGAVIQANPVLTDEYGKAIASLSSLTAGACQVTASINDSAETAVVSFTDESATFVIDSLVSDKDSIVNDGVDTAKLTATVKDEAGATVSGVSVYWTTSLGTLNHKQQVTDENGHSFVKLSDTGDTGTVTVTASLDDGDSAECLITIEAAVGEFMLYERINYEGENTSLDEGHSIFLRTTSGLWDWSSVKTGDDRLFCHTLLNDVDAFDFRTYHDSYHVTDVPDLTALYPSVISAAAVQATVLTTEDVVVRIQLQPDDTTQNVVAVTRQTSPEGLADEYLSSMSNGLQPGGGVLLVLNKNQGLTTWPLQVGIMDTSDGHVDWMITTSLIASWNTQTQCPDVLLDDSAPENWVLQPCQAMQNTGEYVSVLQLTGDGVNMYCSTNAPANQGAFTSIKPTNKIALYGSAGQTVSLALSNSARFKHNNAPTVSFLMGQDGYALFEVYDYEVERVTVTGRAGKQSLSGTMRFNDMIPKGGSMYVNDQTPADNRTPATVYWYDWADTGETSKTVTVSGAAHFTNGSQKMTKPMNSHHAVSFDVFDVVRQNVDVTILEDEAYYSGTLTVKFVPWSTEITSK, encoded by the coding sequence ATGACGGTGGATTCAACCTTTGCCCCTGTCGATGATAACAACCCGAATGCGGTGATTGAGGATGTGTACGTCTCGCAGAACAATGCCCAGGCCGATGGCACGTCAACCAACGAGGTGACAGCTGAGGTCACTGACGGGAGCGGCAGACTGCTGGTGAACCAAAGCGTGACGTTTGAGGCGGATAATGGTGCCCTCATCCAGAGTCCGGTCCTGACCGATGAGCTGGGCAGGGCTATCGCGACGCTGACCAGCACCGACGCGGGGGAGGTCACCGTGACGGCCACCATAAACGCCAGCAGCAGCGACGTGGCGGTGGTGTTTGATGAAAGCGACGGCAATGACCCGACAGCCGAGGTTATCGCCTTGCGCACGCTGGATGACCAGGCCGCCGCTGACGGGCAGGCGACCAACCGGGTCATGGCTGAAGTGGCTGACAGCAATCATGTTCTGCTGGCAAACCAGAGCGTGACGTTCCTGGCAACAAACGATGCGGAGATAGTCAGCCCGGTACTGACAGATGCGGGCGGCAAGGCGACGACGACGCTGACCAGCACCAGCGAGGGTACCGTGAAGGTGACGGCAGTCATCAATGCGAGCGCCCGCAGTACCGATGTCACCTTTATTGAAGGAGGCAGCACTAACCCGGATGCGGTGATAGCCGGGGTTTATATTGAGATGAACAATGCGGTGGCGGATGGCGTGGCCGTCAACACGGTGGCGGCCGAGGTGGTGGACGGCGATAACCGGTTGCTGGCGAACCAGAGCGTACACTTTGAGGCAGATAACGGTGCGGTCATTCAGGCCAACCCGGTGCTGACGGATGAGTATGGCAAGGCCATCGCGTCGCTGAGCAGCCTGACGGCGGGGGCATGTCAGGTGACGGCGAGCATTAACGACAGTGCTGAAACAGCGGTGGTCAGTTTTACCGATGAAAGCGCGACGTTTGTGATTGATTCGCTGGTCAGTGACAAGGACAGCATCGTCAACGACGGGGTGGATACGGCCAAACTGACTGCTACCGTGAAAGATGAGGCGGGAGCAACGGTCAGTGGTGTCAGTGTTTACTGGACAACGTCGTTGGGCACCCTGAATCACAAGCAACAAGTGACCGATGAAAATGGCCATTCTTTTGTCAAACTGAGTGACACCGGCGATACCGGTACGGTGACGGTGACTGCCTCGCTGGATGACGGGGACAGTGCTGAGTGCCTTATAACCATCGAAGCCGCGGTTGGAGAATTCATGCTTTATGAGCGAATTAACTATGAGGGGGAGAATACATCGCTGGATGAGGGACACAGTATATTCCTGCGCACAACGTCCGGGCTGTGGGACTGGTCGTCAGTCAAAACCGGTGATGACCGCCTGTTTTGCCACACCCTGCTTAATGATGTGGATGCCTTCGACTTCCGGACTTACCATGACAGTTATCATGTGACAGACGTACCCGACCTGACCGCATTGTACCCCTCGGTGATATCCGCTGCAGCCGTGCAGGCCACGGTACTGACGACGGAGGATGTAGTGGTGCGCATTCAACTGCAGCCAGATGATACGACGCAAAACGTGGTGGCGGTGACCCGTCAGACCTCCCCGGAGGGGCTCGCTGATGAATATCTGAGCAGCATGAGCAACGGGCTGCAACCCGGCGGCGGTGTGTTACTGGTACTGAACAAAAATCAGGGACTGACCACATGGCCTCTGCAAGTTGGGATCATGGATACGAGTGACGGTCATGTTGACTGGATGATAACCACCTCACTGATTGCTTCCTGGAATACACAGACACAATGTCCTGACGTGTTACTGGATGACAGCGCTCCGGAGAACTGGGTGTTGCAGCCATGTCAGGCAATGCAGAATACGGGTGAATATGTCAGCGTGTTGCAGCTCACCGGTGACGGGGTGAACATGTATTGCTCGACCAATGCACCCGCCAATCAGGGGGCTTTTACCTCCATAAAACCGACCAATAAGATTGCCTTGTATGGCTCAGCGGGACAGACCGTGAGTCTTGCTCTGAGCAACAGCGCACGATTTAAACACAACAATGCCCCGACGGTTAGTTTTTTGATGGGACAGGATGGTTACGCATTGTTTGAAGTGTATGATTATGAGGTTGAAAGGGTCACCGTCACGGGCCGTGCAGGGAAGCAAAGTCTTAGCGGTACCATGCGGTTCAACGACATGATACCTAAAGGAGGCTCTATGTATGTGAACGACCAGACCCCGGCAGATAACCGGACCCCGGCAACAGTCTACTGGTACGACTGGGCTGATACCGGCGAAACATCTAAAACTGTCACGGTATCCGGGGCTGCTCATTTTACGAATGGCTCACAAAAGATGACGAAACCAATGAATAGCCATCATGCTGTCTCGTTCGATGTGTTTGATGTAGTGCGTCAGAATGTTGATGTAACGATTCTTGAGGATGAAGCATATTACTCAGGAACGCTAACCGTCAAATTTGTGCCCTGGTCAACAGAAATTACGTCGAAGTAG
- a CDS encoding type VI secretion system lysozyme-like protein → MNETPRPSLYETLFGNFTGGLDLHQVSEQNQVIMSVLDNMQRILNCRAGTLTHLPDYGLPDMATVIHGLPGTEHELMKILSGVLLKYEPRLKKIAVVIQQQTTLGELHYAIDAELKGVGLVRYGTEFMPEGRVLIRHMKQQNFLGHQARV, encoded by the coding sequence ATGAATGAGACCCCTCGTCCGTCGCTGTATGAGACCCTCTTTGGCAATTTCACCGGCGGGCTCGATCTGCATCAGGTCAGTGAGCAAAACCAGGTTATTATGTCGGTACTGGACAATATGCAGCGTATTCTGAATTGCCGCGCCGGTACGCTCACGCATCTGCCGGACTACGGACTCCCGGATATGGCCACGGTCATCCATGGGCTGCCGGGTACCGAGCATGAACTGATGAAAATCCTCTCTGGCGTGTTGCTGAAATATGAACCCCGGCTGAAAAAAATCGCAGTGGTGATCCAGCAACAGACAACGCTTGGTGAACTGCACTATGCCATCGATGCTGAGCTGAAAGGCGTGGGACTGGTGCGCTATGGTACGGAGTTTATGCCCGAAGGACGCGTGCTGATACGCCATATGAAACAGCAAAACTTTCTTGGCCACCAGGCCCGGGTTTAG
- a CDS encoding Transposase and inactivated derivatives, IS30 family gives MKRRTRINYTPEQKAIIWDRYKQGDSLHDIARMFDRFHSSIMPTIHQTGGYRPPVRKRHRLALSLDEREEISRGLVARRSIRDIADKLSRAPSTISREINRHGGAKQYRAAKADTAAWESALRPKPCKLIESPTLCKLIAEKMHQDWSPEQIAGWLKRCYPDNQEKHVSHETIYKTLFIQTRGALKKELQQCLRSGRAVRRSRTSSLKGKGLGKIPNAIPISERPPEAADRAIPGHWEGDLIQGSKNSYIVTLVERHSRFVMLAKIRDNKTITVISALIRQARELPVELYKTLTWDRGAEMTSHTRFTVATDIQIYFCDPQSPWQRGSNENTNRLLRQYFPKGTDLSVHSQQRLNSVARQLNERPRKTLDYESPAERFNKCVASIS, from the coding sequence ATGAAACGAAGAACTCGGATTAACTACACGCCAGAGCAGAAGGCGATTATCTGGGACAGGTATAAGCAAGGTGATTCCCTGCATGATATCGCCAGAATGTTCGACAGATTTCATTCTTCTATTATGCCGACTATCCACCAGACTGGTGGGTATCGCCCTCCTGTTCGAAAGCGGCACCGGCTGGCTCTTTCACTTGATGAAAGAGAGGAGATATCCAGAGGATTGGTAGCAAGACGTAGCATCAGGGATATCGCTGATAAATTATCAAGAGCCCCCTCAACGATTAGCCGCGAGATCAATAGGCATGGAGGTGCAAAACAATACCGTGCAGCAAAAGCAGATACAGCTGCGTGGGAAAGTGCTCTGAGACCAAAACCTTGCAAGCTAATTGAAAGCCCCACATTGTGTAAACTCATTGCAGAAAAGATGCATCAGGACTGGTCACCGGAACAAATCGCCGGTTGGCTGAAACGCTGTTATCCGGATAATCAGGAAAAGCATGTGTCACACGAAACGATTTATAAAACGCTTTTTATACAAACCCGGGGAGCATTAAAAAAAGAACTACAGCAATGCCTCAGAAGCGGAAGAGCGGTTCGTAGATCCCGAACGTCATCACTTAAAGGGAAAGGATTAGGGAAAATCCCGAATGCGATACCTATCAGCGAAAGGCCACCGGAAGCCGCAGACAGAGCCATACCTGGTCACTGGGAAGGTGATCTGATCCAGGGCTCGAAAAACTCCTATATCGTCACCCTCGTAGAACGCCATTCCCGCTTTGTTATGTTGGCTAAAATCAGGGACAACAAGACCATAACGGTTATATCTGCACTCATCAGACAAGCCCGGGAATTGCCTGTTGAGCTTTATAAAACATTAACCTGGGATCGGGGAGCTGAAATGACCAGCCACACCCGGTTTACTGTAGCAACAGACATCCAGATTTACTTCTGTGATCCTCAATCTCCCTGGCAACGTGGCTCAAATGAAAATACGAACAGGTTGCTCAGACAATATTTTCCAAAGGGAACTGACTTATCGGTTCACAGTCAGCAGAGACTAAACAGCGTTGCCAGACAGCTCAACGAAAGACCGAGAAAAACGCTAGACTATGAATCACCCGCAGAACGGTTCAATAAGTGTGTTGCGTCCATCAGTTGA
- a CDS encoding Bacterial Ig-like domain (group 1) produces MPTINNPNATIHTLLITEDNSPADGQTTNSVVAQVNDGDTVPLSGQVVTFDIEEGASIQGQAESNAQGIAIATLTSTTAGFTRSPPASITAR; encoded by the coding sequence ATGCCTACGATTAATAATCCTAACGCCACCATTCACACATTGCTGATTACAGAGGATAACTCCCCCGCTGACGGCCAGACGACCAATTCCGTGGTTGCTCAGGTGAATGACGGTGATACGGTGCCTCTGTCTGGCCAGGTAGTGACCTTTGACATTGAAGAGGGCGCCAGTATTCAAGGCCAGGCAGAAAGTAACGCGCAGGGAATTGCCATTGCGACACTGACCAGCACGACGGCGGGGTTTACACGGTCACCGCCAGCATCAATAACAGCCAGATGA
- a CDS encoding Integrase core domain yields MHSVTFCVQRVMSRSTWYHNMNALKQVDRHAGLKDKIREIYHYHKGRYGYRRVTLSLRKQGLLVNHRAVQRLMAELSLRSLIRVKKYRAWKGETGMAAPNILSRNFGASKANEKWVTDVTEFSVQGKKLYLSPVLDLFNREIISYSLSERAVMEMVNTMLHDAFSKLSPEDTPLLHSDQGWQYRMAGYQARLKAQRLTQSMSRKGNYLDNAVMENFFGTLKSECFYLRLFSSVKELREAIEDYIHYYNNEWISLKLKGLSPVEYRTQALKAA; encoded by the coding sequence ATGCACTCAGTGACCTTCTGCGTGCAGCGGGTTATGTCCCGCAGTACGTGGTACCACAATATGAATGCACTGAAGCAAGTGGACCGGCATGCCGGGCTGAAAGACAAAATCAGAGAGATTTATCACTATCACAAAGGGCGTTATGGTTATCGCAGGGTCACGCTCTCCCTGAGAAAGCAGGGGTTGCTGGTGAACCATAGAGCCGTACAGCGACTGATGGCAGAGCTGTCGCTCCGGTCTCTGATAAGGGTGAAGAAATATCGCGCCTGGAAAGGAGAAACGGGCATGGCCGCGCCTAACATCCTGAGCCGGAACTTCGGTGCCTCAAAAGCCAACGAAAAGTGGGTTACGGATGTGACAGAGTTCTCGGTGCAGGGTAAAAAGCTTTACCTGTCGCCGGTTCTCGATCTGTTTAACCGAGAGATTATCTCCTACAGCTTGTCAGAAAGGGCGGTGATGGAGATGGTTAATACGATGCTGCACGATGCGTTCTCGAAGCTCAGTCCAGAAGATACCCCGCTGTTGCACTCGGATCAGGGCTGGCAGTATCGAATGGCAGGTTATCAGGCCAGGTTAAAGGCACAGCGCCTGACGCAAAGTATGTCGCGTAAAGGAAACTACCTGGATAATGCGGTGATGGAGAACTTCTTCGGTACGCTGAAATCGGAGTGTTTTTATCTGAGGCTGTTCAGCAGTGTCAAAGAACTAAGGGAAGCGATAGAGGACTATATCCATTATTACAACAACGAATGGATAAGCCTGAAATTAAAAGGCCTGAGTCCGGTAGAATACCGAACCCAGGCCCTGAAAGCCGCTTAA